From Coffea arabica cultivar ET-39 chromosome 10e, Coffea Arabica ET-39 HiFi, whole genome shotgun sequence, one genomic window encodes:
- the LOC113710984 gene encoding photosystem I reaction center subunit N, chloroplastic isoform X1, with amino-acid sequence MATMNSSVLACNYAISGMGSSDLSSKLVSVPSSVAVGQKLPIIKAQQTRVSVSKESESQGRRAAMLCLAAALFTAAASTSSANAGVIEEYLEKSKANKELNDRKRSATTDANFARAYTVQFGTCKFPENFTGCQDLAKQKKVPFLTEDLELECQGRDKFKCGSNVFWKW; translated from the exons ATGGCAACCATGAACTCCAGTGTATTGGCTTGCAACTATGCCATTTCAGGCATGGGGTCATCAGACCTCAGCTCAAAGCTTGTTTCTGTGCCATCTTCAGTTGCAGTTGGTCAGAAACTGCCAATAATCAAGGCACAGCAAACTAGAGTTTCTGTATCAAAAGAATCAGAATCCCAAGGAAGAAGAGCAGCAATGCTTTGTCTTGCAGCTGCCCTGTTTACAGCTGCTGCTTCCACTTCCTCTGCAAATGCTGGTGTAATTGAGGAATACCTTGAAAAGAGCAAAGCCAACAAG GAACTGAATGACAGGAAAAGATCAGCCACAACCGATGCAAACTTTGCAAGAGCATACACGGTTCAATTTGGCACATGCAAGTTCCCTGAAAACTTCACTGGCTGCCAAGACCTGGCCAAGCAAAAG AAAGTGCCCTTTCTTACTGAGGATTTGGAGCTGGAGTGCCAAGGCAGGGACAAGTTCAAGTGTGGTTCAAATGTGTTCTGGAAATGGTGA
- the LOC113710984 gene encoding photosystem I reaction center subunit N, chloroplastic isoform X2, whose protein sequence is MATMNSSVLACNYAISGMGSSDLSSKLVSVPSSVAVGQKLPIIKAQQTRVSVSKESESQGRRAAMLCLAAALFTAAASTSSANAGVIEEYLEKSKANKELNDRKRSATTDANFARAYTVQFGTCKFPENFTGCQDLAKQKCPFLLRIWSWSAKAGTSSSVVQMCSGNGELCKVIPRMTSLSYKLPERCI, encoded by the exons ATGGCAACCATGAACTCCAGTGTATTGGCTTGCAACTATGCCATTTCAGGCATGGGGTCATCAGACCTCAGCTCAAAGCTTGTTTCTGTGCCATCTTCAGTTGCAGTTGGTCAGAAACTGCCAATAATCAAGGCACAGCAAACTAGAGTTTCTGTATCAAAAGAATCAGAATCCCAAGGAAGAAGAGCAGCAATGCTTTGTCTTGCAGCTGCCCTGTTTACAGCTGCTGCTTCCACTTCCTCTGCAAATGCTGGTGTAATTGAGGAATACCTTGAAAAGAGCAAAGCCAACAAG GAACTGAATGACAGGAAAAGATCAGCCACAACCGATGCAAACTTTGCAAGAGCATACACGGTTCAATTTGGCACATGCAAGTTCCCTGAAAACTTCACTGGCTGCCAAGACCTGGCCAAGCAAAAG TGCCCTTTCTTACTGAGGATTTGGAGCTGGAGTGCCAAGGCAGGGACAAGTTCAAGTGTGGTTCAAATGTGTTCTGGAAATGGTGAACTATGTAAAGTAATTCCCAGGATGACCTCTCTAAGTTATAAGCTCCCAGAAAGATGTATCTAA
- the LOC113710983 gene encoding GTP-binding protein At2g22870: MHNESLIQENMLVTLRSRFFTLQVTSLLQAPQSISPKNPLLSLSHKLQMFETPKFILHYCNHASFATKGSKPGPVSETKKFIEKVLFVPPGVGPEEVTDDLILPGSNIVLGPYAGDAKIKEVEFVKSSNRPKDCPKDDRPEFAMLGRSNVGKSSLINALVRKKEVALTSKKPGKTQLINHFLVNRSWYIVDLPGYGFANAPEAARMDWSAFTKGYFLNRETLVSVLLLVDASVPPQKIDLDCANWLGRNNIPMTLVFTKCDKIKGGKAKRPGENIRDFQQLIRENYKRHPPWIMTSSMTGLGRDELLLHLSQLRNYWNNE, translated from the exons ATGCACAACGAGTCATTGATACAAGAAAACATGCTAGTTACATTGCGGTCTCGTTTTTTCACCCTGCAAGTCACGTCACTTCTTCAAGCACCCCAATCTATCTCTCCAAAAAACCCCCTCCTTTCTCTATCTCACAAACTCCAAATGTTTGAAACGCCAAAGTTTATCTTGCATTATTGTAACCATGCATCCTTTGCAACAAAAGGCTCTAAACCTGGTCCAGTTTCTGAAACcaaaaaattcatagaaaaaGTATTATTTGTGCCCCCTGGAGTTGGCCCAGAAGAGGTTACAGATGACTTGATCTTACCTGGTTCAAATATTGTGCTTGGACCTTATGCTGGTGATGCTAAAATTAAAGAGGTTGAGTTTGTGAAAAGTAGTAATCGGCCCAAGGACTGTCCGAAGGATGACCGACCTGAATTTGCTATGTTGGGCAGGTCCAATGTTGGCAAGTCATCGCTCATTAATGCTCTGGTTCGCAAGAAAGAGGTTGCTCTCACATCCAAGAAGCCAG GGAAGACTCAGCTCATTAATCATTTCTTGGTGAACAGAAGTTGGTATATTGTGGATTTGCCTGGTTATGG TTTTGCTAATGCCCCTGAAGCTGCTAGAATGGATTGGTCTGCATTCACAAAAGGCTACTTCTTGAACCGGGAAACACTGGTCTCTGTTTTGCTTTTGGTTGATGCTAGCGTACCACCTCAGAAAATTGACCTTGATTGTGCAAATTGGCTTGGACGCAACAAT ATACCCATGACCTTGGTTTTCACCAAGTGTGACAAAATCAAAGGAGGCAAAGCAAAGAGGCCTGGTGAGAATATTCGAGACTTCCAACAACTTATCAGGGAAAACTACAAGCGACATCCTCCATGGATAATGACTAGTAGCATGACTGGTTTGGGGAGGGATGAGCTTCTTTTGCATTTGTCGCAATTAAGGAACTACTGGAACAATGAATAG
- the LOC113710982 gene encoding uncharacterized protein gives MSVVPKVWKRLIVTFLWNFVIIFGYNIVAILVFFVFMTLIPPGVFSGAVLFILFMVYLVGFVYISVIWHLASVVSVLEESYGLNAMIKSQDLIKGKAGISMVIFVIYNFCFFGIQLGFEWFVVLGNGGGLVLRIGYGMLCLALLSMLILFGLIVQTIIYFICKSYHHENIDKSSLADHLEVYLGEYVPLKSKDVQLEHFDV, from the coding sequence atgagCGTCGTCCCAAAGGTTTGGAAGAGGCTAATAGTCACATTCCTATGGAACTTTGTCATTatttttggctacaatattgtTGCAATACTTGTTTTCTTTGTCTTCATGACCCTAATACCACCTGGGGTGTTTTCAGGAGCAGTTCTTTTCATCCTTTTTATGGTATATCTGGTAGGATTTGTGTATATTAGTGTTATTTGGCATCTGGCTAGTGTGGTTTCTGTTTTAGAAGAAAGTTATGGCTTGAATGCCATGATCAAGAGCCAAGACCTCATCAAAGGCAAAGCTGGAATTTCAATGGTGATTTTTGTCATCTACAACTTTTGCTTCTTTGGTATTCAGTTGGGGTTTGAATGGTTTGTTGTTCTTGGAAATGGGGGTGGCCTTGTCTTGAGAATTGGCTATGGAATGCTCTGCCTTGCATTGCTGTCCATGCTGATCCTCTTTGGGCTCATTGTTCAGACAATCATCTATTTCATCTGCAAATCTTACCATCATGAGAACATTGACAAGTCCTCATTGGCAGATCATCTTGAAGTTTACCTTGGGGAGTATGTACCATTGAAGTCAAAGGATGTACAATTGGAGCATTTTGAtgtttga
- the LOC113711089 gene encoding uncharacterized protein has protein sequence MTEDVLICFIGVAMLIIVRSLLGSIKFIRKAHSYPVRLHSAPHLIPSSCAFSREFMMLVTSFYCFFQSPYSSEAAGSSGRLNDKGFDKEMIRKIVNEGRWDDFRILELLKSALAPIWVSRILVELKQEPTLALKLFHWAKTQDKFCHTTENYCIIAHILFCSKFYSEANYVLKELVSLNNGNKVSPCCSIVDVLWATRNICFPGYGVFDALFSVFVELGLLEEASECFLRMRGYRVLPKLRSCNHLLHRLSKKDDAIMANKFFGDVIDAGIVLSVYTYNIMIDIFCKEGDLESAQRLFARMKQMGVSPDTITYNTLLDGYGKFGHLEDVFGLYEEMKDAGCPPDVITYNTLINCSCKSEKMPKAFDFLRQMKDSGLKPDTVTYSTFVDAFCKEGLLQQALKFYLDMWRVGLTPNEFTYTSLIDANCKAGKLDDALKLLKEMLEMGCKLNIVTYTVLVDGLCEEGKMKEAEEVFIAMEKDGIIPNEKIYTALIHGYIKANRIEHAMEVLNQMKENQIEHDLFLYATIVWGVCSQGNLDEAKRLLNEMKGHGVKVNHVIYTTLVDAYFKAGKSAEACSLLDKMKGKGISPTIVTYSVLIDGYCRLGSIQEAVDCFSRMQQIGLQPNVVVYTALIDGLCKSKRIEDAKSLFDEMIDKGIFPDKIAYTALMDGNLKSGKVEDALELRNRMVETGLKLDLHAYTTLISGLSRCGDIQRARNLFDEMIENGVLPDVIIYGCLIRKYHELGDVNEALFLQNEMTRRGLFPVRGQYAVQNVQT, from the coding sequence ATGACTGAAGATGTTTTGATTTGCTTTATTGGTGTAGCCATGTTAATTATTGTCCGCAGCCTTTTGGGCAGCATCAAATTCATCAGAAAAGCTCATTCTTACCCAGTAAGATTGCACTCTGCCCCGCATTTGATTCCTTCATCTTGTGCTTTTTCACGGGAATTCATGATGTTGGTCACCAGTTTTTATTGCTTTTTTCAAAGCCCATATTCCTCAGAAGCTGCTGGTTCTAGTGGTAGATTAAATGATAAAGGATTTGACAAGGAAATGATAAGGAAAATTGTGAATGAAGGTAGATGGGATGATTTTAGGATATTGGAATTGCTTAAATCTGCTTTAGCTCCCATTTGGGTTTCCAGAATCTTGGTTGAGTTGAAGCAAGAACCTACATTGGCTCTGAAGTTGTTCCACTGGGCAAAAACCCAGGATAAATTTTGTCATACTACAGAAAATTATTGTATAATTGCCCACATTTTGTTCTGTTCTAAGTTTTATTCTGAAGCCAATTATGTTCTTAAAGAATTGGTTAGTTTAAATAATGGCAACAAGGTGTCCCCTTGTTGCAGTATAGTTGATGTTTTGTGGGCGACAAGGAATATTTGCTTTCCAGGTTATGGAGTTTTTGACGCATTGTTTAGTGTTTTTGTTGAGTTAGGCTTGCTTGAGGAAGCAAGCGAATGCTTTTTGAGGATGAGAGGGTATAGAGTTCTTCCAAAGCTACGGTCTTGTAATCATCTTTTGCATAGGCTTTCTAAGAAGGATGATGCAATCATGGCAAATAAGTTTTTTGGAGATGTAATTGACGCTGGGATTGTTTTGTCGGTATATACGTACAATATTATGATTGATATTTTCTGTAAAGAAGGGGACTTGGAATCAGCACAAAGGTTGTTTGCACGGATGAAACAGATGGGTGTTAGTCCAGATACTATTACTTACAATACTCTTTTAGATGGATATGGAAAATTTGGCCATTTGGAGGATGTGTTTGGTTTATATGAAGAAATGAAAGATGCTGGGTGTCCCCCTGATGTGATTACATATAATACATTGATTAATTGTTCTTGTAAATCAGAGAAAATGCCAAAAGCATTTGATTTTCTCCGTCAGATGAAGGACAGTGGTTTAAAACCTGATACGGTAACTTATAGCACATTTGTTGATGCTTTTTGCAAAGAAGGACTATTGCAACAGGCTCTCAAGTTTTATCTGGACATGTGGAGAGTTGGTCTTACTCCTAATGAATTTACATAtacttctttaattgatgcaaATTGTAAAGCAGGTAAATTGGATGATGCTTTAAAACTACTCAAAGAGATGTTGGAAATGGGATGCAAGTTGAACATTGTTACTTACACCGTATTGGTAGACGGCCTTTGTGAAGAAGGGAAGATGAAGGAAGCAGAGGAAGTTTTCATTGCAATGGAGAAAGATGGGATAATCCCAAATGAGAAGATATATACAGCTCTTATTCATGGGTATATAAAAGCTAACAGGATAGAACATGCTATGGAAGTTCTGaatcaaatgaaagaaaaccaaATTGAACATGACTTATTCCTCTATGCAACTATTGTCTGGGGTGTATGCAGTCAAGGGAATTTGGATGAAGCCAAGCGTCTACTTAATGAAATGAAGGGCCATGGTGTCAAAGTGAATCATGTGATATACACTACACTTGTTGATGCATATTTTAAGGCAGGAAAGTCTGCTGAGGCATGCAGTTTACTTgataaaatgaagggaaaaggaaTTTCCCCAACAATTGTGACCTACAGTGTGTTAATTGATGGTTATTGCAGATTGGGATCTATACAAGAGGCAGTTGATTGTTTTAGTAGAATGCAGCAGATTGGTTTGCAACCTAATGTTGTAGTTTACACAGCACTTATTGATGGCCTGTGCAAAAGTAAACGTATTGAGGATGCTAAAAGTTTGTTTGATGAAATGATTGACAAGGGTATATTTCCAGATAAAATTGCTTATACGGCTTTGATGgatggaaatttgaaaagtggaAAGGTTGAGGATGCCTTGGAATTGCGGAACAGAATGGTTGAAACTGGCTTGAAGCTTGATCTTCATGCCTACACTACTTTGATATCAGGACTCTCAAGATGTGGTGACATACAACGAGCAAGGAATTTGTTTGACgagatgattgaaaatggtgtCCTTCCTGACGTGATCATATATGGTTGCCTTATCAGGAAATATCACGAGCTTGGTGACGTTAATGAAGCTCTTTTCTTGCAGAATGAGATGACTAGAAGAGGTCTTTTCCCAGTCAGAGGTCAATATGCTGTTCAAAATGTACAAACCTGA